Genomic segment of Xanthobacter dioxanivorans:
GGGTTCTTGTCCCTCGTTCCCCGCGCCATCGCCGATGCCCTCGCCGGCGCCGGGCTGGTCCCGCAGGACATCCAGCATTTCGTGCTGCCGAGCGTCATTCCCGGCTGCGCCAAGGCCGTCGCCCAGGCGGCCGGCCTGTCGAAGGCACGGCTCGCGGAAAACCTCGACATTGAATGCGGCGACACCGGCGCCGCCCATGCGCTGGTGATGCTCGCCCGCGCCATGGAACAGATGCAGCCCGGCGAGCGGGTGCTGGTGGCGCAGTTCGGCCAGGGCGCCACCGCATTGATCCTGGAGGCGACGGATGCCCTCGCCGGCTTCGATCCCGGTGTCGCCGCCGCGCTCGCGGGCGGCATCGCCGAGGCCAACTATCTCAAGCTGCCCATCTTCCGTGGCCTGCTGGCCTGGGAGCGCGGCCTGCGCGGCCGCCTGCCGGTGAACGAGGCGCTGACCACCGCCTACCGCAACGCCGAAGCCCTGCTGGGCTTCGTGGGCGGGCGCAGCCCGCAGACCGGACACGTCCAGTTCCCCGCATCCCACATCGCGGTCGCGGAATCCGGGTTCCACGCGCAGGCACAGGAGCCGTGGCCGCTGGCCGACCGCGGCGGGACGGTGGCCACGGCCACAGCCGATCGCCTCGCCTTCTCGCGCAGTCCGCCCAATTGCTACGGCCTCGTCGACATCGCCGGCGGCGGCCGCCTGATGATGGATTTCACCGACCCCGAAGCCGCGCGCCTCGCGCCCGGGGACAAGGTCCATTTCGTCTTCCGCATCAAGGACCTGGATGAGCGCACCGGATATCGCCGCTACTTCTGGAAGGCAGTGGCGGCCGCGGCGCCGATCGCCGCCGCGCAAGAGAAAGGCGCCTGAGATGGCCACAGGTATCAAGGACAGGGTCGCCATCCTCTCCATGGGCTGCTCGCGGTTCGGCGAACGCTGGGATGTGGGCCAGGAAGAGCTGATGGCCGAAGCCTATCTGGAGGCGCTGGGCGGCTCCGGCATCGACCCAAGCATGATCGAGGCGGCGTGGTACTCGTCCCATTACGACGACATCGGCGCCGGCAAGGCGGGGCTTCCCATGGCGCAGGCCCTGCGCCTGCCCGCCATCGGCGTCACCCGGGTGGAGAATTTCTGCGCGGGCGGAACGGAGGCCTTTCGCGGCGCGGTCTATGCCGTCGCCTCCGGCGCCGTGGACATCGCCTTGGCCGTGGGCGTGGAAAAGCTGAAGGATACGGGCTTCGCCGGCCTGCCGCCGGCCTCGCGCGGCACCTTCGCGCCCATGTACCTGCCGACCCATACCAATCCCGGCAACTTCTCCCAGCTCGCGCGCGCCTACGGCGCCCACCACGGCGTCTCCCGCGACGACCTGAAGCGCGCCATGGCGCACACTTCAATGAAGAGCCACTTCAACGCGGTGAAGAACAAGAACGCCCACCTGCGCAAGGCCATCACCATCGAGCAGGCCGTGAATGCGCCCCTGGTGGCCGACCCGCTCGGCCTTTACGATTGCTGCCCGGTCTCCGACGGCGCGGCCTGCGCCATCGTGACGACGCCCGAAATCGCCCGCAGCCTCGGGAAGAGCGCGCCCGTGCTGGTGAAGGCGATCCAGCTCGTCGCCTCCAATGGCTGGGAGGTGCAGCAGAGCGACTGGAACGGCGCCTACGTGCACACGGCGCGCATCGCCGCCCGGCGGGCCTATGCCGAGGCCGGCATCACCGATCCGCGGTCCCAGCTCAGCTTCGCGGAGCTGCACGATTGCTTCTCCATCACCGAGATCGTGACGCTGGAGGATATCGGCCTGAGCGATGAGGGAACCGCCTGGAAGCGCATGCGGGACGGCGCCTTCGACGTGGACGGCGAGATGCCGTGCCAGGTGGACGGCGGGCTGAAGTGCTTCGGCCATCCGGTGGGCGCCTCCGGCCTGCGCATGCTCTACGAGTGCTGGTTGCAGCTCACCGGCCAGGCGGGCGAACGCCAGCTCGGGGCGCCCAGCCTCGCCCTCACCCACAATCTCGGGGGCGCACCGGCCCAGAACGTGTGCTCCATCACGATTGTCGGTGCCGCCTGACCCGACCGTGGCGGCCCGTCGACTCCCCCGCCGCCGGCGCGAACCGACGGCGGGGGCTTTTCCTTCCCAGCCTGCTCAGGCGCCCTGCCCCGGCGCGAACGTGCCGGCTTTTTCCGCCAGCTCGACGAGCCG
This window contains:
- a CDS encoding acetyl-CoA acetyltransferase encodes the protein MATGIKDRVAILSMGCSRFGERWDVGQEELMAEAYLEALGGSGIDPSMIEAAWYSSHYDDIGAGKAGLPMAQALRLPAIGVTRVENFCAGGTEAFRGAVYAVASGAVDIALAVGVEKLKDTGFAGLPPASRGTFAPMYLPTHTNPGNFSQLARAYGAHHGVSRDDLKRAMAHTSMKSHFNAVKNKNAHLRKAITIEQAVNAPLVADPLGLYDCCPVSDGAACAIVTTPEIARSLGKSAPVLVKAIQLVASNGWEVQQSDWNGAYVHTARIAARRAYAEAGITDPRSQLSFAELHDCFSITEIVTLEDIGLSDEGTAWKRMRDGAFDVDGEMPCQVDGGLKCFGHPVGASGLRMLYECWLQLTGQAGERQLGAPSLALTHNLGGAPAQNVCSITIVGAA
- a CDS encoding 3-oxoacyl-[acyl-carrier-protein] synthase III C-terminal domain-containing protein → MTGITAIGIHLPRLRLSRAGMAAAMDWLSPRSDARGARTLAFWDEDGITMGVAAARACLAHAPEATRGEIRALSFATTTPVFAEPQNASLVHAALRLPAESIAQDSGGTLRCGLIALHMALEGTGPTLVVAADSPVSPAGSIAESRFGDGAAAVLVGGGPALLAYRGGASLTAPFIERYRAADRALATDWEERWVREEGFLSLVPRAIADALAGAGLVPQDIQHFVLPSVIPGCAKAVAQAAGLSKARLAENLDIECGDTGAAHALVMLARAMEQMQPGERVLVAQFGQGATALILEATDALAGFDPGVAAALAGGIAEANYLKLPIFRGLLAWERGLRGRLPVNEALTTAYRNAEALLGFVGGRSPQTGHVQFPASHIAVAESGFHAQAQEPWPLADRGGTVATATADRLAFSRSPPNCYGLVDIAGGGRLMMDFTDPEAARLAPGDKVHFVFRIKDLDERTGYRRYFWKAVAAAAPIAAAQEKGA